A stretch of Comamonadaceae bacterium M7527 DNA encodes these proteins:
- the odhB gene encoding 2-oxoglutarate dehydrogenase complex dihydrolipoyllysine-residue succinyltransferase, with product MAIVEVKVPQLSESVEEATLMTWKKKAGDMVAADEILIEVETDKVVLEVPAPAAGVLSEIVQGDGATVGSDQVLARIDTDAKSVAAPAADAPAAAAAPVAAAPAAAGKNMAGVASPAAAKHMADAGMAPGSVAGTGKDGRVTKGDVLAAAAKPAPVAATAVAIPNGVPTKVLPQVNTLAPDLGDRPEQRVPMSRLRARVAERLLQSQATNAILTTFNEVNMAPVMELRKKYQDKFEKEHGVRLGFMSFFVKAAVAALKRYPVLNASVDGNDIVYHGYFDIGIAVGSPRGLVVPILRNADQMSFADIEIKIAEYGNKAKEGKLGLEEMTGGTFSISNGGVFGSMLSTPIINPPQSAILGVHATKDRAMVENGQVVVRPINYLAMSYDHRIIDGREAVLGLVTMKEALEDPSRLLFGI from the coding sequence ATGGCAATCGTAGAAGTTAAGGTCCCGCAGCTGTCGGAGTCTGTAGAAGAAGCCACGCTGATGACTTGGAAGAAAAAGGCCGGCGACATGGTCGCGGCTGATGAAATTCTGATTGAAGTTGAAACCGACAAGGTGGTTTTAGAGGTGCCCGCGCCCGCGGCTGGTGTGTTGTCTGAAATCGTGCAAGGTGACGGCGCAACGGTGGGCTCTGACCAAGTGCTGGCCCGCATTGATACAGATGCAAAAAGCGTTGCAGCACCTGCTGCTGATGCACCCGCTGCAGCTGCGGCACCTGTTGCTGCGGCGCCAGCGGCTGCTGGCAAAAACATGGCTGGCGTGGCGTCTCCTGCGGCTGCCAAGCACATGGCTGATGCGGGCATGGCCCCTGGCTCTGTGGCCGGCACTGGCAAAGATGGTCGTGTGACCAAAGGCGATGTGCTGGCAGCTGCTGCCAAGCCCGCGCCTGTAGCGGCCACTGCTGTGGCCATACCCAATGGTGTGCCCACCAAAGTACTGCCACAGGTCAATACATTGGCGCCTGACTTGGGTGACCGCCCAGAGCAGCGCGTACCCATGAGCCGCTTGCGCGCCCGCGTGGCCGAGCGCTTGCTGCAGTCACAAGCTACCAACGCCATACTGACCACGTTCAACGAAGTGAACATGGCGCCCGTGATGGAGCTGCGCAAAAAGTACCAGGACAAGTTTGAGAAAGAGCATGGCGTGCGCCTGGGCTTTATGAGCTTCTTCGTCAAGGCCGCGGTGGCAGCGCTGAAGCGCTACCCTGTACTCAATGCCTCTGTTGACGGCAACGACATCGTGTACCACGGCTACTTTGACATTGGTATTGCGGTGGGCTCACCACGCGGTTTGGTGGTGCCGATTTTGCGCAATGCCGATCAAATGAGCTTTGCCGACATCGAAATCAAAATTGCCGAGTACGGCAACAAGGCCAAAGAGGGCAAGTTGGGTCTGGAAGAAATGACAGGCGGCACGTTCTCTATCTCTAACGGTGGCGTGTTTGGCTCTATGTTGTCCACGCCAATCATCAACCCGCCGCAGTCGGCCATTTTGGGTGTGCATGCAACCAAAGACCGCGCCATGGTTGAAAACGGTCAAGTGGTGGTGCGCCCCATCAACTACCTGGCCATGAGCTATGACCACCGCATCATTGATGGACGCGAAGCCGTATTGGGCTTGGTGACCATGAAGGAGGCCTTGGAAGATCCGTCACGCCTGTTGTTCGGTATCTAA
- the lpdA gene encoding dihydrolipoyl dehydrogenase, with product MSQAFDIAVIGAGPGGYVAAIRAAQLGFKVACIDEWTNAAGGAAPGGTCTNVGCIPSKALLQSSEHYEQAAHHFAEHGIGVKGLSMDVGKMIARKDDVVKQNNDGILYLFKKNKITFFHGRGSFVSGGDDGFEVAVAGNKPQTITARQVIIATGSSARALPGTPFDEVNVLSNDGALRVGAAPKTLGVIGAGVIGLEMGSVWRRLGADVTILEGLPTFLGAVDQQIAKEAHKAFTKQGLKIELGAKVGGIENTKKNVSIAYTDAKGEAKTLVVDKLIVSIGRVPNTTGLNTEAIGLKLDERGMIEVDAQCRTNVSGVWAVGDVVRGPMLAHKAEEEGVAVAERIAGQHGHVDFDLVPWVIYTSPEIAWVGKTEQQLKESGRAFKAGTFPFLANGRARALGDTTGMVKMLADAETDEILGVHVVGPMASELIAEACVAMAFKASSEDIARICHAHPSLSESTKEAALAVDKRTLNF from the coding sequence ATGTCCCAAGCATTTGATATTGCCGTTATCGGCGCAGGCCCTGGTGGCTATGTAGCAGCTATTCGCGCTGCACAACTGGGTTTCAAGGTTGCGTGTATCGACGAGTGGACCAACGCAGCCGGTGGCGCAGCGCCTGGTGGCACTTGCACCAACGTGGGCTGTATCCCGTCCAAGGCTTTGTTGCAGTCTTCCGAGCACTACGAACAAGCGGCTCACCACTTTGCAGAGCATGGCATTGGTGTGAAGGGCCTGAGTATGGATGTGGGCAAAATGATTGCCCGCAAAGACGACGTTGTAAAGCAAAACAACGACGGCATTTTGTACTTGTTCAAAAAGAACAAGATTACGTTTTTCCACGGACGCGGCAGTTTTGTGTCGGGTGGCGACGACGGTTTTGAAGTTGCCGTTGCTGGCAACAAGCCCCAGACGATTACCGCACGTCAGGTGATTATTGCTACAGGCTCAAGCGCACGTGCTTTGCCTGGCACACCGTTTGACGAGGTTAATGTGTTGTCCAACGACGGTGCTTTGCGTGTGGGTGCCGCGCCCAAAACGCTTGGCGTGATTGGCGCTGGCGTCATTGGCTTGGAGATGGGCTCTGTGTGGCGCCGCCTGGGTGCTGATGTCACCATTTTGGAAGGACTGCCCACATTCTTGGGTGCGGTCGACCAGCAAATTGCCAAAGAGGCACACAAGGCGTTTACCAAGCAGGGTCTGAAAATCGAGTTGGGCGCCAAAGTTGGTGGCATTGAAAATACCAAAAAGAACGTGTCCATCGCTTACACCGATGCCAAAGGTGAAGCCAAGACGCTGGTGGTGGACAAGCTGATTGTCTCTATTGGGCGCGTGCCCAACACCACGGGTCTAAACACCGAAGCGATTGGTCTAAAGCTTGACGAGCGCGGCATGATTGAAGTGGATGCGCAGTGCCGCACCAATGTGTCAGGCGTATGGGCAGTTGGCGATGTGGTGCGTGGCCCTATGCTGGCCCACAAGGCTGAGGAAGAGGGTGTTGCAGTGGCTGAGCGCATTGCTGGACAACACGGCCACGTTGACTTTGACTTGGTGCCCTGGGTGATTTACACCAGCCCTGAGATTGCCTGGGTGGGCAAGACCGAGCAGCAACTCAAGGAGTCTGGTCGCGCCTTTAAGGCTGGCACTTTCCCGTTTTTGGCCAACGGCCGCGCGCGCGCTTTGGGCGATACCACTGGCATGGTCAAAATGCTGGCCGACGCGGAAACCGACGAGATTTTGGGCGTGCACGTGGTGGGCCCCATGGCCAGCGAGCTGATTGCCGAGGCCTGTGTGGCCATGGCCTTCAAGGCCAGCAGTGAAGACATTGCGCGTATTTGCCACGCGCACCCGTCCTTGTCCGAGTCCACCAAAGAGGCCGCTTTGGCGGTAGACAAGCGCACGCTGAATTTCTAA
- a CDS encoding cell division protein ZapE, translating to MTTQSSQTHQGVVAAYQQALDERGYTADEAQLRAIASLQRCADEWSVYKQRRSNGIKKLFVKPAIPRGVYMFGGVGRGKSFLMDCFFQAVPIERKTRLHFHEFMREVHRELRELQGTVNPLDELGKRMAKRFKLICFDEFHVADVTDAMILHRLLDALFAHGVGFVTTSNFKPDDLYPNGLHRDRILPAIALLNAKLEVLNVDAGTDYRSRTLAMLDVYHQPLGEQAEASMADAFDKLAESQDEEARVQMGSRTIAAKRKAGSVVWFDFKSLCGGPRSQNDYLEIATQFHTVLLSNVPKMEVRNASEARRFTWLIDVLYDRRVKLIMSAAVPPESLYLEGPMAHEFVRTVSRLNEMQSNEFLLEAKRSIDTSIT from the coding sequence ATGACAACACAATCTTCCCAAACCCACCAAGGCGTTGTAGCCGCCTACCAGCAAGCACTTGACGAGCGGGGCTATACCGCCGATGAGGCGCAGTTGCGGGCCATTGCCTCGCTGCAACGCTGCGCCGACGAGTGGTCTGTGTACAAGCAACGGCGCTCAAATGGCATTAAAAAGCTGTTTGTGAAACCGGCTATTCCGCGTGGCGTTTACATGTTTGGCGGCGTGGGCAGGGGCAAAAGCTTTTTAATGGACTGCTTTTTTCAAGCGGTTCCAATTGAGCGCAAGACGCGTTTGCACTTTCATGAATTTATGCGCGAGGTGCACCGCGAGCTGCGTGAGCTGCAAGGCACTGTTAACCCGCTGGACGAGCTGGGCAAGCGCATGGCCAAGCGCTTCAAGTTGATTTGCTTTGACGAGTTTCACGTGGCTGACGTGACAGATGCCATGATTTTGCACAGGCTGTTGGACGCCTTGTTTGCACACGGCGTAGGCTTTGTGACCACGTCCAACTTTAAGCCAGACGACTTGTACCCCAACGGTTTGCACCGTGACCGCATATTGCCAGCCATCGCTTTGCTCAACGCCAAGCTCGAAGTGCTAAACGTTGATGCAGGCACCGACTACCGCAGCCGCACCCTGGCCATGCTAGATGTCTACCACCAGCCATTGGGCGAGCAGGCCGAGGCGTCCATGGCCGATGCATTTGACAAGCTGGCTGAGTCGCAAGACGAAGAGGCCCGTGTGCAAATGGGGTCTCGCACCATTGCTGCCAAGCGCAAGGCTGGTAGCGTGGTGTGGTTTGATTTCAAGTCGCTGTGCGGTGGTCCGCGTTCACAAAACGACTACCTTGAAATTGCCACGCAGTTTCATACGGTGCTGCTGAGCAACGTGCCCAAAATGGAGGTGCGCAACGCCAGTGAGGCGCGCCGTTTTACCTGGCTGATTGATGTGCTGTACGACAGGCGCGTCAAGCTCATTATGTCTGCGGCGGTACCGCCTGAGTCCTTGTATCTGGAAGGCCCCATGGCGCATGAGTTTGTGCGCACGGTGTCTCGCCTGAACGAGATGCAGTCCAATGAGTTTTTGTTGGAAGCCAAGCGCTCTATTGATACGAGTATCACGTGA
- a CDS encoding 2-oxoglutarate dehydrogenase E1 component: MSETNSVYKAFNGNSYLFGGNAPYVEEMYENYLSNPTTVPDEWRSYFDALQNVPAVDGSDMRDQPHQPVINAFAAMAKQGTTKVVQSNPDSEMGRKRVAVQQLIAAYRNVGTRHADLDPLKHQQRENIPELDPAFYGLTDADQETIFNTSNTFFGKETMSLRELLNALRETYCGTLGAEYMYMTDQTQKRWWQQKLESIRSKATLTAEQKIHVLGRLTAAEGLERFLHTKYVGQKRFSLEGGESFIAAMDELIMRAGEKGVQEIVIGMAHRGRLNVLVNTLGKMPKNLFAEFDHTAPEDLPSGDVKYHQGFSSDVPTPGGPVHLTLAFNPSHLEIVNPVVEGSVRARMDRRDDPKGLQVLPVLVHGDAAFAGQGVVMETLALAETRGYSTGGTVHLVINNQIGFTTSDPRDSRSTIYCTDVVKMVESPVLHVNGDDPEAVVLATRLALEYRMEFQKDVVVDIVCFRKLGHNEQDTPSITQPLMYKRVGAHPGTRKLYADKLQGQGLGDTLGDDLAKSYRAALDEGRHTVDPVLTNFKSKFAVDWAPYLGKAWTDAGDTAIPQSEWTRLAERLTTMPDTITVHPLVQKVYKDRAAMGRGEIPVDWGMGEHMAFASLVASGYPVRLSGEDCGRGTFTHRHSVIHDQERKVYDEGYHIPLQNVSDNQAPFVVIDSILSEEAVLGFEYGYASNDPNTLVIWEAQFGDFVNGAQVVIDQFIASGEVKWGRVNGITLMLPHGYEGQGPEHSSARLERFMQLAADTNIQVVQPTTASQIFHVLRRQMVRNLRKPLIIMTPKSLLRAKDATSPLSEFTEGSFQTVIPDNNEAINKAAAKVKRVICCSGKVYYDLVKKREELGTKDAVILRVEQLYPFPHKAFAAELKKYPNVTDIVWCQDEPQNQGAWFFVQHYLHENMRDGQKLGYAGRAASASPAVGYAHLHQEQQKALVEAAFAKIKGFVLTK; encoded by the coding sequence ATGAGCGAGACCAACAGCGTCTACAAAGCCTTTAACGGCAACTCGTACCTTTTCGGCGGTAACGCACCGTACGTAGAGGAAATGTACGAGAACTATCTCAGCAATCCCACCACGGTTCCCGATGAATGGCGCAGCTATTTTGACGCGCTGCAAAACGTGCCAGCCGTTGACGGCTCGGACATGCGTGACCAGCCGCACCAGCCCGTCATCAATGCATTTGCCGCCATGGCCAAGCAGGGCACGACCAAGGTCGTGCAAAGCAACCCGGACTCGGAGATGGGGCGCAAGCGTGTTGCTGTACAGCAGCTGATTGCCGCGTACCGAAACGTGGGTACGCGCCACGCTGACCTTGACCCGCTCAAGCACCAGCAACGCGAAAACATTCCTGAGCTGGACCCAGCGTTTTACGGTCTGACAGACGCTGACCAAGAAACCATATTCAATACCAGCAACACGTTCTTTGGCAAAGAGACCATGTCGCTGCGCGAGTTGCTGAACGCCTTGCGTGAGACCTACTGCGGCACCTTGGGTGCCGAGTACATGTACATGACAGACCAGACGCAAAAGCGCTGGTGGCAACAAAAGCTGGAGAGCATTCGCTCAAAGGCAACGCTTACAGCAGAGCAGAAAATCCATGTGTTGGGTCGCCTTACAGCGGCTGAAGGCTTAGAGCGTTTTTTGCATACCAAGTATGTGGGGCAGAAGCGTTTTTCACTTGAAGGCGGCGAGAGCTTTATTGCCGCGATGGACGAGCTCATCATGCGCGCCGGCGAAAAAGGCGTGCAGGAAATCGTCATCGGTATGGCCCACCGTGGTCGCTTGAACGTGTTGGTGAACACCTTGGGCAAAATGCCCAAGAACTTGTTCGCCGAGTTTGACCACACCGCACCTGAAGACTTGCCCAGTGGTGACGTGAAGTACCACCAGGGCTTTTCAAGCGATGTGCCCACACCTGGCGGTCCGGTGCACCTGACGCTGGCGTTTAACCCGTCGCACCTTGAAATTGTGAACCCCGTGGTTGAAGGCTCTGTGCGCGCGCGCATGGACAGACGCGATGACCCCAAGGGCTTGCAAGTGCTGCCCGTGCTGGTGCACGGTGATGCCGCTTTTGCGGGCCAAGGCGTGGTGATGGAAACCTTGGCACTGGCCGAAACCCGTGGTTACTCCACTGGCGGCACCGTGCATTTGGTGATCAACAACCAAATTGGCTTTACCACCAGTGACCCGCGAGACAGTCGCTCCACCATTTACTGTACCGATGTGGTGAAGATGGTTGAGTCGCCTGTGCTGCACGTCAACGGTGACGACCCCGAGGCGGTGGTGTTGGCCACGCGCTTGGCTTTGGAATACCGCATGGAATTCCAAAAAGACGTGGTGGTTGATATTGTCTGTTTCCGCAAGCTGGGTCACAACGAGCAGGACACACCGTCTATCACACAGCCCTTGATGTACAAGCGTGTGGGTGCCCATCCAGGCACGCGCAAGTTGTACGCAGACAAGCTGCAAGGCCAAGGCCTTGGCGATACCTTGGGTGATGACCTTGCCAAGAGCTACCGCGCCGCGCTGGACGAGGGCCGCCACACGGTTGACCCCGTGCTGACCAACTTCAAGAGCAAGTTTGCAGTTGACTGGGCCCCCTATCTTGGCAAGGCGTGGACAGATGCTGGTGATACGGCGATTCCACAATCAGAGTGGACGCGTTTGGCTGAACGTCTCACCACCATGCCAGACACCATTACCGTGCACCCCCTGGTGCAAAAGGTGTACAAGGACCGCGCGGCCATGGGCCGAGGCGAAATTCCTGTGGACTGGGGCATGGGCGAGCACATGGCGTTTGCGTCGTTGGTGGCCAGCGGCTACCCCGTGCGCCTGTCTGGTGAAGACTGTGGCCGTGGCACGTTTACGCACCGCCATTCGGTGATTCATGATCAAGAGCGCAAGGTCTACGACGAGGGTTACCACATACCCTTGCAAAACGTATCAGACAACCAGGCACCATTTGTGGTGATTGACTCCATATTGTCTGAAGAAGCGGTGCTGGGTTTTGAGTACGGTTACGCCTCAAACGACCCCAATACCCTGGTTATTTGGGAAGCCCAGTTTGGCGACTTCGTCAACGGCGCCCAAGTGGTTATTGACCAGTTTATTGCCTCAGGTGAAGTCAAGTGGGGCCGTGTGAACGGCATCACACTGATGCTGCCGCACGGCTACGAAGGGCAGGGCCCAGAGCACTCGTCAGCACGGTTGGAGCGCTTTATGCAGTTGGCCGCTGATACCAATATCCAAGTGGTACAGCCTACAACCGCCAGCCAGATCTTCCACGTGTTGCGTCGTCAAATGGTGCGCAACTTGCGCAAGCCGTTGATCATCATGACGCCCAAGAGCTTGCTGCGTGCCAAAGACGCCACATCGCCTTTGTCAGAGTTCACTGAGGGTAGCTTCCAAACGGTTATTCCTGACAACAACGAAGCGATTAACAAGGCCGCGGCCAAAGTGAAGCGCGTGATTTGCTGCTCAGGCAAGGTGTACTACGACTTGGTCAAAAAGCGCGAAGAGTTGGGCACCAAAGACGCCGTGATTTTGCGCGTTGAGCAGTTGTATCCCTTCCCTCATAAAGCCTTTGCTGCGGAGCTGAAAAAGTACCCCAATGTCACAGACATTGTGTGGTGCCAGGATGAGCCGCAAAACCAGGGTGCCTGGTTCTTTGTGCAGCACTACCTGCACGAGAACATGCGTGATGGACAAAAGCTGGGTTACGCAGGGCGCGCCGCGTCTGCGTCACCAGCTGTGGGTTACGCACACTTGCACCAAGAGCAGCAAAAGGCCCTCGTTGAGGCGGCTTTTGCCAAGATCAAGGGCTTCGTGCTGACCAAGTAA
- a CDS encoding metalloregulator ArsR/SmtB family transcription factor: MVAHDAPDGDRVFELAAELFSVLATPMRLRILSALCNCEKSVSQLLGEIKTTQPNLSQHLNVLYRCGVLAKRKLGTQVIYRVQSQQAVTLCRSVCTQIAIDIDEPQKPDVI; the protein is encoded by the coding sequence ATGGTTGCTCATGATGCACCTGACGGTGACCGCGTGTTTGAGTTGGCCGCCGAGCTGTTCAGCGTATTGGCCACGCCTATGCGGTTGCGCATTTTGAGTGCCTTGTGCAATTGCGAAAAGTCTGTCAGTCAGCTGCTTGGCGAAATCAAAACCACACAGCCCAACCTGTCGCAACATCTCAATGTGCTTTACCGCTGCGGCGTGCTTGCCAAACGCAAGCTGGGCACGCAGGTGATTTACCGCGTTCAAAGTCAGCAAGCGGTCACGCTGTGCCGGTCCGTTTGTACGCAAATTGCCATTGATATTGACGAGCCGCAAAAGCCCGACGTCATTTAG